The following proteins come from a genomic window of Kocuria palustris:
- a CDS encoding lysophospholipid acyltransferase family protein has product MSTQDHDRRASESEAGQAAEEPQHPAEAGQRSTPWGAAQERASREARELRQRLDGWTHPEHEPVLESIDSHGQREERSDPDPVAPPAASAHISLADFTGQSRRRARTIAQTIFFRGLVDRVVRRRVVRAPGAEQLSGGCVVVCNHSSHLDAPMIMSSLPPNLRHEVATGVAADYFFTAWHKRLFTQLVFNAFPVDRKGSGANRGLTKKLIAAGIPVLIFPEGTRSKDGRMRDFKMGAAALSQSLEVPVLPVALIGAHEAMPKGSSWPRWGRPPVVVALGEPMRHRPNESVPSFNERIQATVRSLYAQNRPLIDDPDAA; this is encoded by the coding sequence ATGAGCACTCAGGACCACGACCGGCGCGCATCAGAGTCCGAGGCAGGCCAGGCGGCCGAGGAGCCGCAGCATCCCGCCGAGGCCGGGCAGCGCAGCACCCCGTGGGGCGCCGCGCAGGAGCGCGCCAGCCGGGAGGCGCGCGAGCTGCGCCAGCGCCTGGACGGCTGGACGCATCCGGAGCACGAGCCGGTCCTGGAGAGCATCGACTCCCACGGTCAGCGCGAGGAGCGCAGCGACCCCGATCCCGTGGCTCCCCCGGCGGCCTCGGCGCACATCAGCCTCGCCGACTTCACCGGGCAGTCCCGTCGGCGGGCGCGCACGATCGCGCAGACCATCTTCTTCCGGGGTCTGGTCGACCGTGTGGTCCGTCGTCGAGTGGTGCGCGCCCCGGGAGCGGAGCAGCTGAGCGGCGGGTGCGTGGTGGTGTGCAACCACTCGAGCCACCTCGACGCCCCCATGATCATGAGCTCGCTGCCGCCCAACCTGCGCCACGAGGTCGCCACCGGCGTGGCAGCCGACTACTTCTTCACCGCCTGGCACAAGCGGCTGTTCACGCAGCTGGTCTTCAACGCATTCCCCGTCGACCGCAAGGGCAGCGGGGCCAACCGCGGGCTGACCAAGAAGCTGATCGCCGCCGGGATCCCCGTGCTGATCTTCCCCGAGGGCACCCGCTCCAAGGACGGGCGCATGCGCGACTTCAAGATGGGCGCGGCCGCGCTGTCCCAGTCCCTCGAGGTCCCCGTCCTGCCGGTCGCCCTGATCGGCGCCCACGAGGCCATGCCCAAGGGCTCCTCGTGGCCGCGCTGGGGCCGCCCGCCGGTCGTCGTGGCCCTGGGCGAGCCCATGCGGCACCGCCCGAACGAGTCCGTTCCGTCGTTCAACGAGCGGATCCAGGCCACGGTCCGGTCGCTGTACGCGCAGAACCGGCCCCTGATCGACGATCCCGACGCCGCCTGA
- a CDS encoding SDR family NAD(P)-dependent oxidoreductase, which produces MMTALITGGTSGIGSAFAEALARRGFSLVLVARGAERLESTASRLSAEYAVEVETLEADLSDADDVARVAERIEDPRAPIDMLVNNAGFSVKRTYQAEGLDLHHRGIDVMAKAVLDLSSAAARAMTARGEGWILNVSSTSGEVTMGPYSALKAWCTTYTESLAVELEGTGVRVMALLPGWVRTEFHARAGISGSSIPDFLWLQADDLVEEALKDLARGRVVSIPTLRYKAIMLGAKLAPRAVVRKCSGMLMGSRANETPLAEPAASGSTSRRRAGQGKHA; this is translated from the coding sequence ATGATGACTGCTCTGATCACCGGCGGAACCTCCGGCATCGGATCTGCGTTCGCGGAGGCGCTGGCGCGCCGCGGATTCAGCCTCGTCCTGGTCGCCCGCGGCGCCGAGCGCCTCGAGTCCACCGCCTCGCGGCTGAGCGCGGAGTACGCGGTCGAGGTCGAGACCCTCGAGGCCGATCTCAGCGACGCCGACGACGTCGCCCGCGTCGCCGAGCGCATCGAGGACCCGCGCGCACCGATCGACATGCTGGTCAACAACGCCGGCTTCTCGGTCAAGCGCACCTACCAGGCCGAGGGCCTGGACCTGCACCACCGCGGCATCGACGTCATGGCCAAGGCCGTCCTGGATCTCTCCTCGGCCGCCGCCCGCGCCATGACCGCCCGCGGCGAGGGGTGGATCCTCAACGTCTCCTCGACCTCCGGCGAGGTCACCATGGGCCCCTACTCCGCGCTCAAGGCCTGGTGCACCACCTACACCGAGTCCCTGGCCGTGGAGCTGGAGGGCACGGGCGTGCGCGTGATGGCGCTGCTGCCCGGCTGGGTGCGCACCGAGTTCCACGCCCGGGCGGGCATCAGCGGCTCCTCCATACCCGACTTCCTCTGGCTGCAGGCCGACGACCTGGTCGAGGAGGCCCTCAAGGACCTGGCCCGCGGCCGCGTGGTGTCGATCCCCACGCTGCGCTACAAGGCGATCATGCTCGGAGCCAAGCTCGCCCCGCGCGCTGTGGTGCGCAAGTGCTCGGGCATGCTGATGGGCTCTCGCGCCAATGAGACTCCGCTGGCCGAGCCCGCGGCCTCCGGCTCCACCTCCCGACGCCGCGCTGGACAGGGGAAGCACGCATGA
- a CDS encoding FAD-binding oxidoreductase encodes MPNVKHMKWWGWGEEGVFFNWQNKPAFAPIVRRAVGVDLRPREVDTVDFATARVPESRLPDDLRSELIAILGAEHTVTDDHDRVVHWAGKAVMDIVKTLQNRFERLPDVVVYPADEQQVAAVTRLAVERDLVLIPFGGGTSISRSLQPRPEETRTVVSVDLGRMNRVLEIDETSCIARIQAGTLGPDMEEQLNARGWTLGHFPDSFTHSTVGGWAATRSSGMQSDKYGDIADIIRGMDVVRPGGTVRLRPLPSTSTGPSLREMFIGSEGRLGIITELWVQVHRIAPERQVIAYMFPTWEQGLTGIRQIKEAEIPTTFARISDAGETEFSLATQKAPTSRKSEIAAKGQEALWAFMRKRGWDTQAMCIAYVCFEGAKADVARHRKAVAGIAKSNGAIVLGSGPGALYDQKKFDTPYLRDFLLEQQIIGDVSETAAPWSRLISVHKAAYQAAQSAFDELGVKGWIMSHMSHSYHTGACLYFTFAFPFTDENVDYEYALVKTRIQQAFIDAGGTLSHHHGVGAEHSPWMDQDVSEEGVEVLRGLFRSADPGENFNPGKVIDSPDTQTRVLEQHRQQQG; translated from the coding sequence ATGCCGAACGTCAAGCACATGAAGTGGTGGGGCTGGGGAGAAGAGGGCGTCTTCTTCAACTGGCAGAACAAGCCGGCCTTCGCCCCGATCGTGCGCCGGGCCGTGGGCGTCGACCTTCGCCCGCGCGAGGTCGACACGGTCGACTTCGCCACCGCCCGGGTCCCCGAGTCCCGCCTGCCGGACGATCTGCGCTCCGAGCTCATCGCGATCCTCGGCGCCGAGCACACGGTGACCGACGACCACGACCGCGTCGTGCACTGGGCCGGCAAGGCCGTCATGGACATCGTCAAGACGCTGCAGAACCGCTTCGAGCGCCTGCCCGACGTCGTCGTCTACCCGGCGGACGAGCAGCAGGTCGCCGCGGTGACCCGACTGGCCGTCGAGCGCGACCTGGTGCTGATCCCGTTCGGCGGAGGCACCAGCATCTCGCGCAGCCTGCAGCCCCGCCCGGAGGAGACCCGGACGGTCGTCTCCGTGGACCTGGGCCGCATGAACAGGGTCCTCGAGATCGACGAGACCTCCTGCATCGCCCGCATCCAGGCCGGCACGCTGGGCCCGGACATGGAGGAGCAGCTCAACGCCCGCGGCTGGACCCTGGGCCACTTCCCGGACTCCTTCACCCACTCGACCGTCGGCGGCTGGGCGGCCACGCGCTCGTCGGGCATGCAGTCGGACAAGTACGGCGACATCGCGGACATCATCCGCGGCATGGACGTCGTGCGCCCCGGCGGCACCGTGCGGCTGCGCCCGCTGCCCTCCACCTCGACCGGGCCGTCCCTGCGGGAGATGTTCATCGGCTCCGAGGGCCGGCTGGGCATCATCACCGAGCTGTGGGTCCAGGTCCACCGCATCGCCCCCGAGCGCCAGGTCATCGCCTACATGTTCCCCACGTGGGAGCAGGGGCTGACCGGGATCCGGCAGATCAAGGAGGCGGAGATCCCCACGACCTTCGCCCGCATCTCGGATGCCGGCGAGACCGAGTTCTCCCTGGCCACGCAGAAGGCGCCCACCTCCCGGAAGTCGGAGATCGCCGCCAAGGGCCAGGAGGCGCTGTGGGCGTTCATGCGCAAGCGCGGCTGGGACACCCAGGCCATGTGCATCGCCTACGTCTGCTTCGAGGGCGCCAAGGCGGACGTCGCCCGCCACCGCAAGGCGGTCGCCGGCATCGCCAAGTCGAACGGCGCGATCGTGCTGGGCTCCGGACCCGGAGCGCTCTACGACCAGAAGAAGTTCGACACCCCGTACCTGCGCGACTTCCTGCTCGAGCAGCAGATCATCGGCGACGTCTCCGAGACGGCCGCGCCCTGGTCGCGGCTGATCTCGGTGCACAAGGCCGCATACCAGGCCGCCCAGTCCGCCTTCGACGAGCTCGGCGTCAAGGGCTGGATCATGAGCCACATGTCGCACTCGTACCACACGGGGGCCTGCCTCTACTTCACGTTCGCGTTCCCCTTCACCGACGAGAACGTCGACTACGAGTACGCCCTGGTCAAGACGCGGATCCAGCAGGCCTTCATCGACGCCGGCGGCACTCTGTCGCATCACCACGGCGTCGGTGCGGAGCACAGCCCCTGGATGGACCAGGACGTCTCCGAAGAGGGCGTCGAGGTCCTGCGCGGGCTGTTCCGCTCGGCCGATCCCGGCGAGAACTTCAACCCCGGCAAGGTCATCGACTCCCCCGACACCCAGACCCGGGTGCTGGAGCAGCACCGTCAGCAGCAGGGCTGA
- a CDS encoding HAD-IB family hydrolase codes for MSETTTKRVLLTGATGFLGQAVLERLLSSGADVHVTAVIRPKGEITAQTRLGQLFRKPVFKNWRAAVGDDEARRIFEERTDVLSGDLSALSEIREPFDVVIHSASTVSFDPPIDDAFKTNVGGALSLYEALRASGQDPHVIHVSTCYVGGIAKGLRPETAVDHDVDWRLELDHAIASRAEAEAASRTPEQLHAFVESATRTEGKQGPKSVAGSAEASRTGWITQRLVDLGRTRAQSLGWTDVYTFTKAMGERVAEDLWAGDGHRLSVVRPAIIESSLRHPFPGWIDGYKVADPLIMAYAKGALPEFPGLPDSVLDVTPVDFVVNAIVTLALQGHRGEAEGERSRAGYYQICTGASNPLPFHKMYEYVREYFLEHPVEGPDGKPVVVPEWKFPANNGVESSLAVRERLVDLGGRLNELLPSTKRTLQWANQLHKAQSGLGSLRTYVDLYQNYTRTEMIFDDTNTRALNAQRPQDAPEDSSFDPRDIEWRTYWQQIHLPALTEMTKAYSRASAARRKRTERPRRELKPGTDVLALFDLEGTVLDSTVVSQYLAVQRRVAPSRIPSDILGMVRTVPTYLKAERRDRGEFLRSFLRRYEGLPESSIREAVDGPLGEQMLERLNPGALARLEEHRAAGHRTVLVTGSPELLVSPVADLFDEVVASRMGVRAGVLTGYLDTPPLVDEARAQWLKRYAQDHGLDLSRSFGYGDSVADAAWLGLVGHPAAVNPDIPLYRLAKRSHWPIEDWKRH; via the coding sequence TTGAGCGAGACCACCACCAAGCGCGTGCTGCTGACCGGAGCCACCGGCTTCCTCGGCCAGGCGGTCCTCGAGCGCCTGCTCTCCTCCGGAGCGGACGTGCACGTCACCGCCGTCATCCGACCCAAGGGCGAGATCACCGCACAGACCCGGCTCGGGCAGCTCTTCCGCAAGCCCGTCTTCAAGAACTGGCGCGCTGCCGTCGGCGACGACGAGGCCCGTCGGATCTTCGAGGAGCGCACCGATGTGCTCTCCGGCGATCTCTCCGCACTGAGCGAGATCCGCGAGCCGTTCGACGTCGTGATCCACTCGGCCTCGACCGTCTCGTTCGATCCGCCGATCGACGACGCCTTCAAGACCAACGTGGGCGGTGCGCTGAGCCTCTACGAGGCCCTGCGCGCCTCGGGCCAGGACCCCCACGTCATCCACGTCTCGACCTGCTACGTGGGCGGCATCGCCAAGGGCCTGCGCCCGGAGACGGCCGTGGACCACGACGTCGACTGGCGCCTGGAGCTCGACCACGCGATCGCCTCGCGCGCCGAGGCCGAGGCGGCCTCTCGGACCCCGGAGCAGCTGCACGCGTTCGTGGAGTCCGCGACCCGCACCGAGGGCAAGCAGGGCCCCAAGTCGGTGGCCGGCTCGGCGGAGGCCAGCCGCACCGGCTGGATCACCCAGCGCCTGGTGGATCTGGGCCGCACCCGCGCGCAGTCGCTGGGCTGGACCGACGTCTACACCTTCACCAAGGCCATGGGCGAGCGCGTGGCCGAGGACCTGTGGGCCGGTGACGGGCACCGCCTCTCGGTCGTGCGCCCGGCCATCATCGAGTCCTCCCTGCGCCACCCCTTCCCGGGCTGGATCGACGGCTACAAGGTCGCCGATCCGCTGATCATGGCCTACGCCAAGGGCGCGCTGCCCGAGTTCCCGGGCCTGCCGGACTCCGTGCTGGACGTGACCCCGGTGGACTTCGTGGTCAACGCGATCGTGACCCTCGCCCTGCAGGGCCACCGAGGGGAGGCCGAGGGGGAGCGCTCCCGGGCCGGGTACTACCAGATCTGCACGGGCGCCTCGAACCCGCTGCCGTTCCACAAGATGTACGAGTACGTCCGCGAGTACTTCCTCGAGCACCCGGTCGAGGGACCCGACGGCAAGCCCGTGGTCGTCCCGGAATGGAAGTTCCCGGCCAACAACGGCGTGGAGAGCTCCCTGGCCGTGCGCGAGCGGCTGGTCGATCTGGGCGGGCGGCTCAACGAGCTGCTGCCCTCGACCAAGCGCACCCTGCAGTGGGCGAATCAGCTGCACAAGGCCCAGTCCGGGCTGGGCTCGCTGCGCACCTACGTGGATCTCTACCAGAACTACACGCGCACCGAGATGATCTTCGACGACACCAACACGCGTGCGCTCAACGCCCAGCGGCCGCAGGATGCGCCGGAGGACTCGTCCTTCGACCCCCGCGACATCGAGTGGCGCACCTACTGGCAGCAGATCCACCTGCCTGCCCTCACGGAGATGACCAAGGCGTACTCGCGGGCCTCGGCAGCCCGGCGAAAGCGCACCGAGCGCCCGCGCCGGGAGCTCAAGCCGGGCACCGACGTCCTGGCGCTGTTCGACCTCGAGGGCACCGTGCTCGACTCGACCGTGGTCTCCCAGTACCTGGCCGTGCAGCGCAGGGTCGCACCGTCGCGCATTCCGAGCGACATCCTGGGCATGGTGCGCACCGTGCCCACCTATCTCAAGGCCGAGCGGCGCGATCGCGGCGAGTTCCTGCGCTCGTTCCTTCGCCGCTATGAAGGCCTCCCGGAGTCCTCGATCCGCGAGGCGGTCGACGGCCCCCTGGGCGAGCAGATGCTCGAGCGGCTGAACCCGGGTGCCCTGGCCCGCCTCGAGGAGCACCGCGCAGCAGGGCACCGCACGGTGCTCGTGACGGGCAGCCCGGAGTTGCTCGTCTCACCGGTCGCGGATCTGTTCGACGAGGTCGTCGCCTCCCGGATGGGTGTGCGTGCCGGCGTGCTGACCGGCTACCTCGACACCCCGCCTCTGGTCGATGAGGCCCGGGCCCAGTGGCTCAAGCGCTACGCGCAGGATCACGGCCTGGACCTGTCCCGCTCCTTCGGCTACGGCGACTCCGTGGCCGATGCGGCGTGGCTCGGTCTGGTCGGGCACCCGGCCGCCGTGAATCCGGACATCCCCCTGTATCGCCTGGCCAAGCGCTCCCACTGGCCGATCGAAGACTGGAAGAGGCACTGA
- a CDS encoding ferritin-like domain-containing protein, with amino-acid sequence MAFDIDRFAETSHRVAWEDLDMDSFRRDPLPESSLRVLRYMCDVEFHTVCYLRDLLITPSHHDEDVSAFMTMWNREEFWHGEALAEVLGLHGIVVDYDEIKAKRVKLGWAEALKPLKQSLLSTLIGHDFVATHMTWGAANEYSAVAAYKRMAAIEKHPVLSELLVRIARQESRHVAFYSTQARQRLGDSVKAQRITRLALRSAWRPVGSGVMSDEEVRHVMGHLFAGEEGRAEMRKLDANIARLPGMEGLTLFQNVIGHAEPADQETAGPGEAESVQRQVA; translated from the coding sequence ATGGCATTCGACATCGACCGCTTCGCCGAGACCTCCCACCGCGTCGCGTGGGAGGACCTCGACATGGACAGCTTCCGCAGGGACCCCCTGCCGGAGTCGTCGCTGCGGGTGCTGCGCTACATGTGCGATGTCGAGTTCCACACCGTCTGCTACCTGCGCGATCTGCTGATCACCCCGTCGCACCACGACGAGGACGTCTCCGCGTTCATGACCATGTGGAACCGCGAGGAGTTCTGGCACGGCGAGGCGCTGGCGGAGGTGCTGGGGCTGCACGGAATCGTCGTGGACTACGACGAGATCAAGGCCAAGCGCGTGAAGCTGGGCTGGGCGGAGGCGCTCAAGCCGCTGAAGCAGTCGCTGCTGTCCACGCTGATCGGCCATGATTTCGTGGCCACGCACATGACCTGGGGAGCGGCGAACGAGTATTCGGCGGTGGCGGCCTACAAGCGGATGGCAGCGATCGAGAAGCACCCCGTGCTCTCGGAGCTGCTCGTGCGCATCGCCCGTCAGGAGTCGCGCCACGTGGCCTTCTACTCCACGCAGGCCCGGCAGCGCCTGGGTGACTCCGTCAAGGCCCAGCGCATCACCCGGCTCGCGCTGCGCAGCGCCTGGCGCCCGGTGGGCTCCGGCGTGATGAGCGATGAGGAGGTCCGCCACGTGATGGGCCACCTCTTCGCGGGCGAGGAGGGGCGTGCGGAGATGCGCAAGCTCGACGCCAACATCGCCCGCCTGCCGGGCATGGAGGGGCTCACCCTGTTCCAGAATGTCATCGGGCATGCCGAGCCCGCAGATCAGGAGACCGCCGGGCCCGGCGAGGCGGAGTCTGTCCAGCGGCAGGTCGCATGA
- a CDS encoding aldo/keto reductase, which yields MAASARIPGIDTQFLPLNLGGNTFGWTSDEQTSFEVLDGFVAAGGTFIDTADMYSVWADGHTGGESETVLGRWLAARGNREDMLIATKTGRHPEFTGLADETVKASLEASLQRLQTDRIDLYYAHYDDEAIAIADQVRTFHDLVQSGKVTAYGLSNYSPQRMREFFETARREGLTAPVAIQPQYSLVFRREYEQDYSPIAREYGAAVFPYFSLAAGFLTGKYRTKADLEGAQRGGMAEGYFSEDGLRVVEAVERIAAARGVEMPTVALAWLLARGITAPIASASRVEQLPALIAAAELELTDAEVTALNEASQPFA from the coding sequence ATGGCAGCATCCGCACGCATCCCCGGCATCGACACGCAGTTCCTCCCGCTGAACCTCGGCGGCAACACCTTCGGCTGGACGTCGGACGAGCAGACCTCCTTCGAGGTCCTGGACGGCTTCGTCGCGGCCGGCGGCACCTTCATCGACACCGCAGACATGTACTCGGTCTGGGCCGACGGCCACACCGGCGGCGAGTCCGAGACCGTCCTGGGCCGCTGGCTGGCCGCCCGCGGCAACCGCGAGGACATGCTGATCGCGACCAAGACCGGTCGGCACCCGGAGTTCACCGGCCTGGCCGACGAGACCGTCAAGGCCTCCCTCGAGGCCTCCCTGCAGCGGCTGCAGACCGACCGGATCGACCTGTACTACGCGCACTACGACGACGAGGCGATCGCGATCGCCGACCAGGTCCGCACCTTCCACGATCTCGTGCAGTCCGGCAAGGTCACGGCCTACGGGCTGTCCAACTACTCGCCGCAGCGCATGCGCGAGTTCTTCGAGACCGCCCGCCGCGAGGGCCTCACCGCCCCGGTGGCGATCCAGCCGCAGTACAGCCTGGTCTTCCGCAGGGAGTACGAGCAGGACTACTCCCCCATCGCCCGGGAGTACGGCGCGGCCGTGTTCCCGTACTTCTCGCTGGCCGCGGGCTTCCTCACCGGCAAGTACCGCACGAAGGCCGATCTCGAGGGTGCCCAGCGCGGCGGGATGGCCGAAGGCTACTTCTCCGAGGACGGCCTGCGCGTGGTCGAGGCCGTGGAGCGCATCGCCGCTGCTCGCGGCGTCGAGATGCCCACCGTGGCCCTGGCCTGGCTGCTGGCCCGCGGCATCACCGCCCCGATCGCCTCGGCCTCCCGGGTCGAGCAGCTCCCGGCGCTGATCGCAGCCGCCGAGCTCGAGCTCACGGATGCGGAGGTCACGGCGCTGAACGAGGCCTCCCAGCCCTTCGCCTGA
- a CDS encoding TetR/AcrR family transcriptional regulator translates to MSSQRQEASAGPARGRAATTDRKIVAAVLSLLVHEGPGRVSIESVAAESGVAKTSIYRRYANTEAMVEDVLERSGDSLAPRPLEIPQDGQWTQRQWTEALDAAVRSLVLDLGTGTAVALLSQPTSEVARILRLHLVRPRIEQLHRLLQLQVEAGRLRSDLDLEVVIDFVLGSAYARLAREGELGADWAQRVRDALLGQLGQD, encoded by the coding sequence ATGAGCTCGCAGCGGCAGGAGGCCTCGGCAGGGCCGGCGCGGGGGCGCGCTGCCACGACGGATCGCAAGATCGTCGCGGCAGTCCTGTCGCTGCTCGTGCATGAGGGCCCGGGACGGGTCTCCATCGAATCGGTCGCGGCCGAGTCCGGGGTGGCCAAGACCTCGATCTACCGCCGCTACGCCAATACCGAGGCCATGGTCGAGGACGTCCTGGAGCGCAGCGGCGACAGCCTCGCACCGCGGCCCCTGGAGATCCCCCAGGACGGGCAGTGGACCCAGCGCCAGTGGACCGAGGCTCTCGATGCCGCGGTGCGATCGCTGGTCCTCGATCTCGGGACGGGCACGGCAGTCGCACTGCTGTCCCAGCCGACCTCCGAGGTGGCCCGGATCCTGCGATTGCACCTGGTGCGGCCCAGGATCGAGCAGCTGCACCGGCTGCTGCAGCTGCAGGTCGAGGCGGGGCGGCTGCGCTCCGATCTCGATCTGGAGGTCGTGATCGACTTCGTGCTGGGCTCCGCCTATGCGCGTCTGGCGCGGGAAGGGGAGCTCGGCGCCGACTGGGCGCAGCGGGTGCGCGATGCGCTACTGGGCCAGCTCGGACAGGACTGA
- a CDS encoding phytoene desaturase family protein — translation MTAHRHSSNAAPRAVVVGSGPNGLTAAALLARESWEVDVYEGGEHPGGAAVSAPLLGEGTIVDLGAAGHPFGVASPVFRDLRLEQHGLQWVRSAYPMAHPAEGAPAALLHQDLASTAEGLGRDARAWRALHAPVVEGLDAHLKNILGPMLRWPKHPLAMARFGLRSAPPAAAMARALFRDDAARTLFLGSAAHAITPLGQPLTGAFGTLFGALGMTRGWPVARGGTGSIVAALLSVLEAHGGRVHTGHWVTDLRELPQSDAVLLNLTPSQVLRLSGPGAEEIPPRVRNQLGRWRYGAAAHKVDFLLDGPVPWSDPRVAEATTVHVAGTAQELVRAESEVFRERLPERPFVLVCQQQAADPSRAHGPAEGRVVLWAYAHVPAGYVERRPGEVAERIASQIERFAPGFRDRILERRSTHPAALERWNPNLIGGDVAGGAMTGLQSVLRPRPSLDPYRLAPRGLYLASSSAPPGAGVHGMPGAWAARAAMADLAL, via the coding sequence ATGACCGCCCATCGGCACAGCAGCAACGCTGCGCCGCGCGCCGTTGTCGTGGGCTCGGGGCCCAACGGCCTCACGGCCGCCGCACTGCTCGCCCGTGAGAGCTGGGAGGTCGACGTCTACGAGGGCGGCGAGCATCCCGGCGGCGCGGCGGTCTCCGCCCCGCTGCTCGGCGAGGGCACGATCGTTGATCTGGGCGCCGCCGGGCACCCCTTCGGCGTCGCCAGCCCGGTGTTCCGGGACCTGCGCCTGGAGCAGCACGGCCTTCAGTGGGTCCGCAGCGCCTATCCCATGGCGCATCCGGCTGAAGGCGCTCCGGCCGCGCTGCTCCACCAGGACCTCGCCTCCACGGCTGAGGGCCTGGGACGCGACGCCCGCGCCTGGCGCGCTCTGCACGCCCCCGTCGTCGAGGGCCTCGACGCCCACCTGAAGAACATCCTGGGGCCCATGCTGCGCTGGCCGAAGCACCCGCTGGCTATGGCGCGCTTCGGGCTGCGCTCTGCGCCCCCTGCCGCTGCGATGGCACGCGCGCTGTTCCGCGACGACGCCGCGCGCACCCTCTTCCTGGGCTCGGCCGCTCATGCGATCACGCCGCTGGGACAGCCGCTCACCGGTGCGTTCGGGACCCTGTTCGGGGCGCTGGGCATGACGCGCGGCTGGCCGGTGGCACGCGGAGGCACCGGCTCGATCGTCGCGGCGCTGCTCAGCGTTCTGGAAGCGCACGGCGGCCGCGTGCATACCGGTCACTGGGTCACCGATCTGCGCGAGCTGCCGCAGTCCGATGCCGTCCTGTTGAACCTCACGCCCTCGCAGGTGCTGCGCCTGAGCGGGCCGGGCGCCGAGGAGATCCCGCCGCGTGTGCGGAATCAGCTGGGCCGGTGGCGCTACGGGGCGGCCGCCCACAAGGTCGACTTCCTCCTCGACGGGCCAGTGCCGTGGAGCGATCCGCGCGTCGCGGAGGCCACCACCGTCCACGTCGCGGGCACCGCTCAGGAGCTGGTGCGCGCGGAGTCCGAGGTCTTCCGGGAACGGCTACCAGAACGACCGTTCGTATTGGTGTGCCAGCAGCAGGCGGCCGATCCGTCGCGCGCGCACGGCCCAGCCGAGGGACGCGTGGTCCTGTGGGCCTATGCCCATGTGCCGGCGGGATACGTGGAGCGGCGCCCCGGTGAGGTCGCCGAGCGCATCGCGTCCCAGATCGAGCGCTTCGCCCCCGGGTTCCGCGACCGCATCCTCGAACGCCGCAGCACGCACCCCGCAGCCCTCGAGCGGTGGAACCCCAACCTCATCGGCGGCGACGTGGCCGGCGGTGCCATGACGGGACTGCAGTCGGTGCTGCGACCGCGCCCGAGCCTCGACCCGTATCGGCTCGCACCGCGGGGACTGTACCTGGCCTCCTCCTCCGCCCCTCCGGGTGCCGGCGTCCACGGCATGCCAGGCGCCTGGGCCGCCCGCGCGGCCATGGCGGATCTCGCACTCTGA